One stretch of Euphorbia lathyris chromosome 7, ddEupLath1.1, whole genome shotgun sequence DNA includes these proteins:
- the LOC136236031 gene encoding uncharacterized protein: MGRKRKKSSSSDGEADGVGFDLRLDRRLKRRCVATKDIKLNSVGKNSFDQGKYSGAGETNSVNLDIDEDFVDADYKKYLDSFSSVLTGHDTVPNHRTSDSGGDNENMSDVRNLETNNIEIGANRKGYLDILAPVLEKANSEEELVGNKCVNNDANKKTNSDCIDSVADSIEKDTFRNFPQDSGRTDVDGGSSQTLSANNHLSEIDNLDKPDPEYDIFLKNMSKHGNDTLSNFSEDSGHIDVDGSQNDDLDDNPDSDLSPKNVREDENGIFGNLSDGGSFQTRSGSQNDNLDNNDPDYEFFLRNVRKEGTSFVLQIPGCDGISQIIKYELVDGRPVENPDTTRCSQEGSFERDLLDDSYENFIKSLKNERGRVVYMAESGSKVVYDEDEESSSDSDVVILETNQFSQSYEIPTDDEKRGCYKGASKNDYWFREKVVEILRKPFDQEEYKRLLHQVQVHKPVIEDREMRYGRSRQRIMHALGKSYLDAHKDLARKICSAGPNMPKVLNLLRGFFYWLQNTPHHVFKPWEDEACLQVLPSEVAASRHVNI; encoded by the exons atgggaaggaaaaggaaaaagtCTAGTTCCTCCGATGGGGAAGCTGATGGTGTAGGGTTTGATTTGAGGCTGGATCGGCGTTTGAAGAGAAGGTGCGTTGCAACTAAAGACATCAAGCTCAATTCTGTTGGTAAAAATAGCTTCGACCAAGGTAAATATAGTGGGGCTGGGGAAACTAATTCTGTTAATCTTGATATTGATGAAGATTTTGTGGATGCTGATTACAAGAAATATCTGGATAGTTTTTCTTCAGTATTAACAGGTCATGATACTGTTCCTAACCATAGGACTTCTGATAGTGGTGGTGACAATGAAAACATGTCGGATGTGAGAAACCTGGAAACTAACAACATTGAAATTGGTGCTAATAGAAAAGGCTATTTAGATATTCTAGCTCCTGTCTTAGAAAAGGCTAATAGTGAAGAGGAATTGGTTGGAAATAAGTGTGTGAATAATGATGCTAATAAGAAGACTAATTCTGATTGCATTGATAGTGTTGCCGACTCTATTGAGAAAGATACTTTCCGAAATTTTCCCCAAGACAGTGGTCGCACTGATGTGGATGGCGGGTCTTCCCAAACTCTTTCTGCTAACAATCATCTTAGTGAAATTGATAATTTGGATAAACCTGATCCTGAATATGATATTTTCCTCAAGAATATGAGCAAGCATGGGAATGATACTCTCAGCAATTTTTCAGAAGACAGTGGTCACATTGATGTGGATGGGAGTCAAAATGATGATTTGGATGATAATCCTGATTCTGATCTTTCCCCAAAAAACGTGAGGGAGGATGAGAATGGTATTTTTGGCAATTTGTCGGATGGTGGGTCTTTCCAAACTCGGTCAGGGAGTCAAAATGATAATTTGGATAATAATGATCCTGATTACGAGTTTTTCCTGAGGAATGTCAGAAAGGAGGGGACATCATTTGTCCTTCAGATTCCTGGATGTGATGGGATTTCTCAAATTATCAAGTATGAACTAGTTGATGGGCGTCCAGTAGAAAATCCTGATACAACAAGATGTAGTCAAGAAGGATCATTTGAACGTGACTTGTTGGATGACAGTTATGAAAATTTCATAAAATCTCTTAAGAATGAGAGGGGGCGTGTTGTATATATGGCTGAAAGTGGTTCAAAGGTGgtttatgatgaagatgaggagagTTCATCTGATTCAGATGTCGTTATTTTGGAAACTAATCAATTTTCGCAGAGCTATGAGATACCAACG GATGACGAAAAAAGGGGGTGTTATAAGGGTGCTTCGAAGAACGATTATTGGTTCAGGGAGAAGGTTGTGGAAATACTCAGAAAGCCATTTGACCAGGAGGAGTATAAAAGACTTTTGCATCAAGTACAAGTCCATAAACCAGTGATTGAAGACAGAGAAATGCGATATGGACGGTCTAGACAACGTATAATGCATGCTCTTGGCAAATCATATCTTGATGCGCACAAGg ATCTTGCTAGAAAGATATGTTCAGCTGGACCGAACATGCCTAAGGTTTTGAACCTCTTGCGTGGATTTTTCTATTGGTTGCAG AATACGCCGCATCATGTTTTTAAGCCTTGGGAGGATGAAGCATGCTTGCAAGTGTTGCCATCCGAAGTTGCTGCATCTCGTCAtgtaaatatatga
- the LOC136236032 gene encoding NAD(P)H-quinone oxidoreductase subunit M, chloroplastic, producing the protein MGLVIEGLALFEVHRSKARMAATSSYMACTKFSMVGWVGNGGRRHASKKGVTLMKAQVEETEQVKEEEKNKKKKQPTQPRPVEKQVNVKSKNITKEYGGQWLSSVTRHVRIYAAYIDPDTWEMDQTQMDKLTILLDTTNEFVWTDETCHKVFCYFQELVDHYEGAPLTEYTLRLIGSDIEHYIRKLLYDGEIKYNMNSKVLNFSMGKPRILFNDNEDNQLQDAL; encoded by the exons ATGGGTTTGGTTATAGAGGGTTTGGCCTTGTTTGAAGTGCATAGAAGCAAAGCAAGAATGGCAGCAACATCCTCTTACATGGCCTGTACAAAATTCTCGATGGTGGGGTGGGTTGGAAATGGAGGCAGAAGACATGCATCTAAAAAAGGCGTAACTTTGATGAAAGCACAAGTTGAGGAGACAGAGCAAGtgaaggaagaagagaagaataagaagaagaagcaacCAACACAACCAAGGCCCGTGGAAAAACAAGTAAACGTGAAGAGCAAAAACATTACAAAAGAATATGGAGGACAGTGGCTAAGCAGTGTGACAAGGCACGTGAGAATCTATGCTGCTTACATTGACCCTGATACCTGGGAAATGGATCAAACTCAAATGGATAAGCTCACCATTCTCCTTGATACCACAAATGAGTTCGTTTGGACAGACGAGACTTGCCATAAGGTCTTCTGTTACTTCCAGGAGCTTGTGGATCATTATGAG GGTGCTCCTTTGACTGAATACACACTTCGACTCATCGGTTCAGACATAGAACACTACATAAGGAAACTATTATATGATGGAGAAATCAAATATAACATGAATTCCAAGGTATTGAACTTCAGCATGGGAAAACCACGCATACTTTTTAATGACAACGAGGACAACCAGCTTCAAGATGCACTCTAA